The proteins below are encoded in one region of Silene latifolia isolate original U9 population chromosome 2, ASM4854445v1, whole genome shotgun sequence:
- the LOC141641157 gene encoding uncharacterized protein LOC141641157: protein MEEAAPESYVDSPFIDEIARVDLPKKFLIPSIRTYDGTSDPQNHVAFYKQKMLVASIPSEFRQVCMCKGFRTTLTGPSLQWYINLPNGSIKSFADLVNTFNQQFASNRELEKCSSDLYKITQIKDESLRSFLARFNKEKVSIPRCDIGTAVEAFRQGLPPNSDLYLELTKYPYHSFEDVQAKTLAYIRVEEDKSYKVGGTCNIKDYDKSNRKSGSRRNNYRSGPYTRHDHLEVNLTQEQQGLIKRLDNMGKEVAYLLKAGYLKDLIKARRRIEDPTKNNQEQKQEPNLPPLPLLYEVKFINGGSEICGLTNSAAKKIARTPQTKSPCKPDNIPPMTFNDFDLVGVPDIHHDGLVISMQIRTANVRRILVDGGNSVNLIMLDVLKAMKIKEDQRRAQCLGRVQWRDKEHLGRDLSSYLC from the exons atggaagaagctgccccagAGAGTTATGTTGACTCGCCCTTCATAGACGAGATAGCTAGAGTAGATCTTCCCAAGAAATTCCTGATTCCATCTATAAggacttatgatggaacctcagATCCACAGAATCATGTGGCCTTCTACAAACAAAAAATGTTAGTTGCATCTATTCCCAGTGAGTTTAGGCaggtttgcatgtgcaagggattcagAACCACCCTGACTGGTCCTTCACTGCAATGGTACAttaacctgccaaatggaagcatcaagtcctttgctgactTGGTCAATAcattcaatcaacaattcgccaGCAACAGGGAATTGGAAAAATGCTCCAGTGACCTCTACAAGATTACCCAGATAAAAGATGAGAGCCTTAGAAGCTTCCTTGCTAGGttcaacaaggaaaaagtatCGATACCCAGGTGTGACATCGGCACAGCTGTGGAAGCGTTCAGGCAGGGATTGCCACCCAACAGTGATCTTTATCTTGAATTAACCAAGTATCCCTATCACTCCTTCGAAGACGTCCAAGCGAAAACGCTTGCCTATATCAGGGTAGAGGAGGACAAGAGTTATAAGGTTGGAGGAACCTGCAACATAAAAGACTATGATAAGTCGAACAGGAAAAGTGGCAGCAGGAGAAACAACTACAGGAGTGGTCCATATACCAGGCATGATCACTTAGAAGTCAACCTGACACAAGAACAGCAAG GTTTGATCAAACGACTGGATAACATGGG AAAGGAAGTAGCCTACTTGTTGAAAGCTGGATACCTCAAAGACCTGATCAAAGCCAGGCGCAGAATTGAAGACCCCACGAAAAACAATCAGGAGCAGAAGCAGGAACCCAATCTCCCTCCACTACCTCTACTCTACGAAGTAAAATTTATAAATGGTGGATCGGAGATTTGTGGCCTGACTAATTCAGCAGCAAAGAAAATAGCCAGGACGCCTCAAACTAAGTCACCCTGCAAGCCTGACAACATACCACCCATGACATTCAATGACTTTGATTTGGTGGGCGTCCCTGatattcatcatgatggcctggtaatttccaTGCAAATTAGAACCGCCAATGTAAGGAGGATCTTAGTAGATGGAGGCAACTCAGTGAACTTGATTATGCTAGACGTGCTCAAAGCCATGAAGATCAAAGAGGATCAAAGACGTGCTCAGTGTCTTGGTAGGGTTCAGTGGCGAGACAAAGAACATCTTGGGAGAGATCTATCTTCCTACTTATGTTGA